A genome region from Anastrepha ludens isolate Willacy chromosome 3, idAnaLude1.1, whole genome shotgun sequence includes the following:
- the LOC128856861 gene encoding ran-binding protein 16 isoform X2, producing the protein MEIQQLEILCKQLYEATDSVIRSDAEKALVAFVSSQDALPKCQMLLERADSSYAQMLAATTLTKLIQGLNLEQRIDIRSYVLNYLANRPNLQHFVVQALVTLLAKITKYGWFDMYKSELIFQNLFEDVKKFLQGSVEHCTIGVQILSQLVLEMNSIVEVDVNLSFSKNRKIATSFRDQQLYDIFLLSCSLLVTARDNSKNLNFMDESQQALISHVLRLTKNCLSFDFIGSSTDESSDDMNSVQIPTSWRPAFLDSNTLKLFFDLYQILPNGLASYSLSCLVQMTSVRRSLFNNSERTKFLTHLVEGVKNILVNLHGLSDPDNYHEFCRLLARLKSNYQLGELIAVPCYPEAIQLIAKFTVQSLQIWQFAPNSVHYLLTLWQRMVASVPYVKSPEPHLLGTYTPEVTKAYIESRLDAVPVIVRDNMEDPLDDLCMVQQQLEQLSVIERCEYDKTCTLLVQHFDQKAREYENLLQTPNANPMDITVHELQLTWLVYVIGSAIVGRLTVNSNDDHDTMDAELVIRVLQLMSLTDARLPQAGCEKLELAILSFLEQVRKMHISEQTQKANVYKRLSEVFGLNDDQMLLSFINRKIITNLKFWGHSEQIITKTLMLLSDLSVHFNSVRKLAKLEEVQFMLTHHTSEHFPFLGTNSSLSEMRCRTMFYTSLGRLLMFDLGEDEERFYNFLTPLTNQFESLGTVLMDANSFPNEEAKKAIIGLARDLRGLAQPLNARIPYTMLFEWLYYADYLPILIRAVELWAHDPAVTTPVLKLFAELVHCRTQRLQGNVSSPMGILLFREASKLICIYGNRILHLDVPRDQQYPMRLKGISICFLILKNALGGNYVNFGVFKLYGDDTLDNVLNIAAKLIMSIQQNDLLEYPKLSSSYYGLLNCLSQDHITFLASLEPRAFVYILESLSKGLSALDSTIYISCCSILDSIVSYIFKQLQLKVSTFPNKKLRNISPENAQFLEVVEMNSELLQNMMSTLLNNVMAEDCRNQWSMSRPLLVLILLYEDYFRSLKDNIIRAQPLDKQQTMAQWFEDLMVGIERNVSSKNKEKFTQNLSSFRRDVVNLPKSSSYNTDNAYQVYSETNYSVSV; encoded by the exons ATG GAAATACAGCAGTTAGAAATACTTTGTAAGCAGCTCTATGAGGCAACAGACTCAGTGATACGttctgatgctgaaaaagcatTAGTAGCTTTCGTAAGCAGCCAGGATGCGTTACCCAAATGTCAAATGCTTTTAGAACGTGCAGATTCCAGCTATGCACAGATGTTGGCGGCGACAACGCTTACTAAATTGATACAAGGACTCAATTTAGAACAGCGTATTGATATCag AAGTTACGTGTTAAATTATTTGGCCAATAGACCAAACTTGCAACATTTCGTGGTGCAAGCGCTCGTTACCCTTCTCGCAAAGATAACAAAATATGGCTGGTTCGATATGTACAAGAGTGAattgatttttcaaaatctttttgAGGATGTGAAGAAGTTCTTACAG GGTTCGGTAGAACATTGCACTATTGGCGTTCAAATTTTATCGCAACTCGTTCTGGAAATGAATTCCATAGTTGAAGTCGATGTGAATTTATCTTTTTCAAAGAACCGAAAGATTGCCACTTCATTCCGTGACCAACAActgtatgatatttttttattatcctgTTCGTTGTTGGTTACTGCGCGTGACaacagcaaaaatttaaattttatggatGAATCCCAACAAGC ACTAATTTCACATGTATTGCGTCTAACGAAAAATTGCCTGAGCTTTGATTTTATTGGTAGTTCAACGGATGAATCATCCGATGACATGAACAGTGTGCAGATACCCACATCATGGAGACCAGCGTTTTTAGATTCTaatactttaaaactatttttcgaTCTGTACCAGATACTCCCTAATGGTTTGGCCAGTTATTCTCTTTCTTGTCTCGTACAA ATGACTTCTGTGCGTCGTTCGCTTTTCAATAATTCAGAGCgaacaaaatttcttactcattTGGTGGAAGGCGTCAAAAATATACTTGTGAAtctgcat GGACTTAGTGACCCCGACAACTATCATGAATTTTGCCGCCTTTTGGCGCGCCTAAAATCTAATTACCAGTTGGGTGAACTTATAGCAGTACCATGTTATCCAGAAGCAATCCAGTTGATAGCAAAGTTTACTGTGCAGTCGCTTCAG ATATGGCAATTTGCTCCAAATAGTGTCCATTATTTGCTTACTTTGTGGCAACGAATGGTAGCATCTGTGCCGTACGTTAAATCCCCCGAACCACATTTATTGGGGACGTATACACCTGAGGTGACCAAAGCTTATATTGAGTCGCGTCTCGATGCTGTTCCAGTTATTGTGCGCGACAATATGGAAGATCCTTTGGACGATTTATGTATGGTTCAACAACAATTAGAGCAATTGTCTGTGATCGAGCGTTGTGAATATGACAAAACGTGTACATTGCTTGTTCAGCATTTTGATCAAAAGGCCCGAGAGTATGAAAACTTGCTGCAGACGCCTAATGCTAATCCAATGGATATTACCGTCCATGAATTGCAGCTCACTTGGCTAGTTTATGTCATTGGATCAGCAATCGTTGGGCGCCTGACCGTTAACTCGAACGATGATCATGACACGATGGATGCAGAATTAGTGATCAGG gtGCTACAATTAATGAGTTTAACGGATGCCCGATTACCACAAGCAGGTTGTGAGAAACTTGAATTGGCTATATTAAGTTTTTTGGAACAAGTCCGCAAAATGCACATCAGCGAACAAACGCAAAAGGCAAATGTTTATAAACGGCTTAGCGAAGTGTTTGGTTTAAATGACGACCAAATGCTCTTAAGTTTTATTAATCGGAAAAT CATAACTAATCTAAAATTCTGGGGTCATTCTGAACAAATCATAACTAAAACACTAATGTTGCTTTCGGATCTATCTGTGCATTTTAATTCTGTGAGAAAGCTAGCCAAATTGGAGGAGGTGCAATTCATGTTAACCCATCATACG AGTGAGCACTTTCCGTTTTTGGGTACCAATTCATCGTTATCGGAGATGCGTTGCCGCACAATGTTCTATACTTCGCTTGGGCGCTTGCTTATGTTCGACTTGGGCGAAGATGAGGAGCGTTTCTACAACTTTTTAACACCTCTCACAA ACCAATTTGAATCACTTGGCACTGTTTTGATGGATGCTAACAGTTTTCCAAACGAGGAGGCCAAGAAGGCAATTATTGGCTTGGCGCGAGATTTACGTGGCCTAGCTCAACCATTAAATGCTCGTATACCCTATACAATGCTGTTTGAATGGCT TTACTACGCCGATTATTTGCCCATACTCATACGTGCCGTGGAGTTGTGGGCTCATGATCCTGCGGTCACAACCCCTGTACTGAAATTGTTCGCCGAGCTTGTGCATTGCCGCACTCAGCGTTTGCAAGGCAACGTATCAAGCCCAATGGGAATTCTATTATTTCGAGAGGCGTCCAAACTGATATGCATTTATGGAAATCGTATATTACATCTGGATGTGCCGCGGGATCAGCAGTATCCAATGCGTTTAAAAGGCATTTCGATTTGCTTCTTAATTCTTAAAAATGCCTTGGGAGGAAATTACGTAAACTTTGGCGTATTTAAGCTATACGGCGATGATACACTTGATAACGTTTTGAATATTGCTGCAAAGCTTATAATGTCAATACAGCAAAATGACTTGTTG GAATATCCGAAATTGTCTTCGTCGTATTATGGATTGCTCAACTGCTTATCACAGGATCACATAACATTTCTAGCAAGTTTAGAACCGCGAGCGTTTGTCTATATTTTGGAGAGCCTTTCAAAAGGCCTTTCTGCTttag ATTCGACGATTTATATCAGCTGCTGTTCCATATTGGATAGTATCGTATCGtatatatttaaacaattacAATTAAAGG tttcGACATtcccaaacaaaaaattgcgtaATATCTCTCCTGAAAACGCACAGTTCCTTgag GTAGTGGAGATGAACTCAGAGTTGTTACAAAATATGATGTCCACTTTGTTGAACAACGTCATGGCAGAAGACTGCAGAAATCAGTGGTCAATGTCACGACCCCTATTAGTTCTCATACTTCTATATGAAGACTACTTTAG ATCTTTAAAAGATAATATAATCCGGGCACAACCATTagacaaacaacaaacaatggCGCAATGGTTTGAAGATCTTATGGTCGGTATAGAGCGAAACGTGTCGAGCAAAAATAAAGagaa atTTACGCAAAATCTTTCTTCGTTCCGTCGTGATGTTGTTAATTTACCAAAATCATCAAGTTATAATACAG
- the LOC128856861 gene encoding ran-binding protein 16 isoform X1: MEIQQLEILCKQLYEATDSVIRSDAEKALVAFVSSQDALPKCQMLLERADSSYAQMLAATTLTKLIQGLNLEQRIDIRSYVLNYLANRPNLQHFVVQALVTLLAKITKYGWFDMYKSELIFQNLFEDVKKFLQGSVEHCTIGVQILSQLVLEMNSIVEVDVNLSFSKNRKIATSFRDQQLYDIFLLSCSLLVTARDNSKNLNFMDESQQALISHVLRLTKNCLSFDFIGSSTDESSDDMNSVQIPTSWRPAFLDSNTLKLFFDLYQILPNGLASYSLSCLVQMTSVRRSLFNNSERTKFLTHLVEGVKNILVNLHGLSDPDNYHEFCRLLARLKSNYQLGELIAVPCYPEAIQLIAKFTVQSLQIWQFAPNSVHYLLTLWQRMVASVPYVKSPEPHLLGTYTPEVTKAYIESRLDAVPVIVRDNMEDPLDDLCMVQQQLEQLSVIERCEYDKTCTLLVQHFDQKAREYENLLQTPNANPMDITVHELQLTWLVYVIGSAIVGRLTVNSNDDHDTMDAELVIRVLQLMSLTDARLPQAGCEKLELAILSFLEQVRKMHISEQTQKANVYKRLSEVFGLNDDQMLLSFINRKIITNLKFWGHSEQIITKTLMLLSDLSVHFNSVRKLAKLEEVQFMLTHHTSEHFPFLGTNSSLSEMRCRTMFYTSLGRLLMFDLGEDEERFYNFLTPLTNQFESLGTVLMDANSFPNEEAKKAIIGLARDLRGLAQPLNARIPYTMLFEWLYYADYLPILIRAVELWAHDPAVTTPVLKLFAELVHCRTQRLQGNVSSPMGILLFREASKLICIYGNRILHLDVPRDQQYPMRLKGISICFLILKNALGGNYVNFGVFKLYGDDTLDNVLNIAAKLIMSIQQNDLLEYPKLSSSYYGLLNCLSQDHITFLASLEPRAFVYILESLSKGLSALDSTIYISCCSILDSIVSYIFKQLQLKVSTFPNKKLRNISPENAQFLEVVEMNSELLQNMMSTLLNNVMAEDCRNQWSMSRPLLVLILLYEDYFRSLKDNIIRAQPLDKQQTMAQWFEDLMVGIERNVSSKNKEKFTQNLSSFRRDVVNLPKSSSYNTVNVVSSVSDINDFLLNELEKEYMRDDD; encoded by the exons ATG GAAATACAGCAGTTAGAAATACTTTGTAAGCAGCTCTATGAGGCAACAGACTCAGTGATACGttctgatgctgaaaaagcatTAGTAGCTTTCGTAAGCAGCCAGGATGCGTTACCCAAATGTCAAATGCTTTTAGAACGTGCAGATTCCAGCTATGCACAGATGTTGGCGGCGACAACGCTTACTAAATTGATACAAGGACTCAATTTAGAACAGCGTATTGATATCag AAGTTACGTGTTAAATTATTTGGCCAATAGACCAAACTTGCAACATTTCGTGGTGCAAGCGCTCGTTACCCTTCTCGCAAAGATAACAAAATATGGCTGGTTCGATATGTACAAGAGTGAattgatttttcaaaatctttttgAGGATGTGAAGAAGTTCTTACAG GGTTCGGTAGAACATTGCACTATTGGCGTTCAAATTTTATCGCAACTCGTTCTGGAAATGAATTCCATAGTTGAAGTCGATGTGAATTTATCTTTTTCAAAGAACCGAAAGATTGCCACTTCATTCCGTGACCAACAActgtatgatatttttttattatcctgTTCGTTGTTGGTTACTGCGCGTGACaacagcaaaaatttaaattttatggatGAATCCCAACAAGC ACTAATTTCACATGTATTGCGTCTAACGAAAAATTGCCTGAGCTTTGATTTTATTGGTAGTTCAACGGATGAATCATCCGATGACATGAACAGTGTGCAGATACCCACATCATGGAGACCAGCGTTTTTAGATTCTaatactttaaaactatttttcgaTCTGTACCAGATACTCCCTAATGGTTTGGCCAGTTATTCTCTTTCTTGTCTCGTACAA ATGACTTCTGTGCGTCGTTCGCTTTTCAATAATTCAGAGCgaacaaaatttcttactcattTGGTGGAAGGCGTCAAAAATATACTTGTGAAtctgcat GGACTTAGTGACCCCGACAACTATCATGAATTTTGCCGCCTTTTGGCGCGCCTAAAATCTAATTACCAGTTGGGTGAACTTATAGCAGTACCATGTTATCCAGAAGCAATCCAGTTGATAGCAAAGTTTACTGTGCAGTCGCTTCAG ATATGGCAATTTGCTCCAAATAGTGTCCATTATTTGCTTACTTTGTGGCAACGAATGGTAGCATCTGTGCCGTACGTTAAATCCCCCGAACCACATTTATTGGGGACGTATACACCTGAGGTGACCAAAGCTTATATTGAGTCGCGTCTCGATGCTGTTCCAGTTATTGTGCGCGACAATATGGAAGATCCTTTGGACGATTTATGTATGGTTCAACAACAATTAGAGCAATTGTCTGTGATCGAGCGTTGTGAATATGACAAAACGTGTACATTGCTTGTTCAGCATTTTGATCAAAAGGCCCGAGAGTATGAAAACTTGCTGCAGACGCCTAATGCTAATCCAATGGATATTACCGTCCATGAATTGCAGCTCACTTGGCTAGTTTATGTCATTGGATCAGCAATCGTTGGGCGCCTGACCGTTAACTCGAACGATGATCATGACACGATGGATGCAGAATTAGTGATCAGG gtGCTACAATTAATGAGTTTAACGGATGCCCGATTACCACAAGCAGGTTGTGAGAAACTTGAATTGGCTATATTAAGTTTTTTGGAACAAGTCCGCAAAATGCACATCAGCGAACAAACGCAAAAGGCAAATGTTTATAAACGGCTTAGCGAAGTGTTTGGTTTAAATGACGACCAAATGCTCTTAAGTTTTATTAATCGGAAAAT CATAACTAATCTAAAATTCTGGGGTCATTCTGAACAAATCATAACTAAAACACTAATGTTGCTTTCGGATCTATCTGTGCATTTTAATTCTGTGAGAAAGCTAGCCAAATTGGAGGAGGTGCAATTCATGTTAACCCATCATACG AGTGAGCACTTTCCGTTTTTGGGTACCAATTCATCGTTATCGGAGATGCGTTGCCGCACAATGTTCTATACTTCGCTTGGGCGCTTGCTTATGTTCGACTTGGGCGAAGATGAGGAGCGTTTCTACAACTTTTTAACACCTCTCACAA ACCAATTTGAATCACTTGGCACTGTTTTGATGGATGCTAACAGTTTTCCAAACGAGGAGGCCAAGAAGGCAATTATTGGCTTGGCGCGAGATTTACGTGGCCTAGCTCAACCATTAAATGCTCGTATACCCTATACAATGCTGTTTGAATGGCT TTACTACGCCGATTATTTGCCCATACTCATACGTGCCGTGGAGTTGTGGGCTCATGATCCTGCGGTCACAACCCCTGTACTGAAATTGTTCGCCGAGCTTGTGCATTGCCGCACTCAGCGTTTGCAAGGCAACGTATCAAGCCCAATGGGAATTCTATTATTTCGAGAGGCGTCCAAACTGATATGCATTTATGGAAATCGTATATTACATCTGGATGTGCCGCGGGATCAGCAGTATCCAATGCGTTTAAAAGGCATTTCGATTTGCTTCTTAATTCTTAAAAATGCCTTGGGAGGAAATTACGTAAACTTTGGCGTATTTAAGCTATACGGCGATGATACACTTGATAACGTTTTGAATATTGCTGCAAAGCTTATAATGTCAATACAGCAAAATGACTTGTTG GAATATCCGAAATTGTCTTCGTCGTATTATGGATTGCTCAACTGCTTATCACAGGATCACATAACATTTCTAGCAAGTTTAGAACCGCGAGCGTTTGTCTATATTTTGGAGAGCCTTTCAAAAGGCCTTTCTGCTttag ATTCGACGATTTATATCAGCTGCTGTTCCATATTGGATAGTATCGTATCGtatatatttaaacaattacAATTAAAGG tttcGACATtcccaaacaaaaaattgcgtaATATCTCTCCTGAAAACGCACAGTTCCTTgag GTAGTGGAGATGAACTCAGAGTTGTTACAAAATATGATGTCCACTTTGTTGAACAACGTCATGGCAGAAGACTGCAGAAATCAGTGGTCAATGTCACGACCCCTATTAGTTCTCATACTTCTATATGAAGACTACTTTAG ATCTTTAAAAGATAATATAATCCGGGCACAACCATTagacaaacaacaaacaatggCGCAATGGTTTGAAGATCTTATGGTCGGTATAGAGCGAAACGTGTCGAGCAAAAATAAAGagaa atTTACGCAAAATCTTTCTTCGTTCCGTCGTGATGTTGTTAATTTACCAAAATCATCAAGTTATAATACAG